Below is a window of Salvelinus alpinus chromosome 5, SLU_Salpinus.1, whole genome shotgun sequence DNA.
aacactttacatgttgcatttatatttttgttcagtatagttaacaAGTTTTGATTCTTTATAATAATGTTAGCTAACAAGCTAATTATATTAGActgttacacggaacccaaactggcTTCGCGcgtgtgcataaatgtattttgtccccccacaccgaatacgatcacaacacgcaggttaaaatatcaaaacaaactctgaaccaattacattaatttggggacaggtcgaaaagcattaaacatgtatggcaatttagctagctagcttgcacatgctagctaatttgtcctatttagctagcttgctgttgctagctaatttgtcctgggatatcaaatcaaatcaaatcaaattttattagtcacatacacatggttagcagatgttaatgcgagtgtagcgaaatgcttgtgcttctagttccgacaatgcagtaataaccaacagtaatctaacctaacaattccacactactaccttacacacacacacaagtgtaagggataaagaatatgtacataaagatatatggatgagtggtggtacagaacggcatggcagatgcagtagatggtatagagtacggtatatacatatgagatgagtactgtagggtatgtaaacataaagtggcatagtttaaagtggctagtggtacatgtattgcataaagatggcaagatgcagtagatgatatagagtacagtatatatacatatgagatgggtaatgtagggtatgtaaacattgtattaagtggcattgcttaaagtggctagtggtacatttttacataatttccatcaattcccatttttaaagtggctggagttgagtcagtatgttggcagcggccgctaaatgttagtggtggctgtttaacagtctgatggccttgagatagaagctgtttttcagtctctcggtccctgctttgatgcacctgtactgacctcgccttctggatgatagcggggtgaacaggcagtggcttgggtggttgttgtccttgatgatctttatggccttcctgtgacatcgggtggtgtaggtgtcctggagggcaggtagtttgcccctggtgatgcgttctgcagacctcactaccctctggagagccttacggttgtgggcggagcagttgccgtaccaggcggtgatacagcccgacaggatgctctcgattgtgcatctgtagaagtttgtgagtgcttttggtgacaagccgaatttcttcagcctcctgaggttgaagaggcgctgctgcgccttcttcacaacgctgtctgtgtgggtggaccagttcagtttgtccgtgatgtgtacaccgaggaacttaaaactttccaccttctccactactgacccgtcgatgtggataggggggtgctccctctgctgtttcctgaagtccacaatcatctcctttgttttgttgacgttgagtatgaggttattttcctgacaccacactccgagggccctcacctcctccctgtaggccgtctcgtcgttgttggtgatcaagcctaccactgtagtgtcatccgcaaacttgatgattgagttggaggcgtgcatggccacgcagtcgtgggtgaacagggagtacaggagagggctcagaacgcacccttgtggggccccagtgttgaggatcagcggggtggagatgttgttacctaccctcaccacctgggggcggcccgtcaggaagtccaggacccagttgcacagggcggggtcgagacccagggtctcgagcttgatgacgagtttggagggtactatggtgttaaatgctgagctgtaatcgatgaacagcattctcacatgggtattcctcttgtccagatgggttagggcagtgtgcagtgtggttgcgattgcgtcgtctgtggacctattgggtcggtaagcaaattggagtgggtctagggtgtccggtagggtggaggtgatatggtccttgactagtctctcaaagcacttcatgatgacggaagtgagtgctacggggcggtagtcgtttagctcagttaccttagctttcttgggaacaggaacaatggtggccctcttgaagcatgtgggaacagcagactgggataaggattgattgaatatgtccgtaaacacaccagccagctggtctgcgcatgctctgaggacgcggctgggaatgccgtctgggcctgcagccttgcgagggttaacacgtttaaatgttttactcacctcggctgcagtgaaggagagcccgcaggttttggtagggggccgtgtcagtgccactgtattgtcctcaaagcgggcaaaaaagttgtttagcctgtctgggagcaagacatcctggtcctcgacggggctggttttctttttgtaatccgtgattgactgtagaccctgccacatacctcttgtgtctgagctgttgaatttcgactcgattttgtctctgtactgagacttggcctgtttgattgccttgcggagagaatagctacactgtttgtattcggtcatgcttccggtcaccttgccctggttaaaagcagtggttcgcgctttcagtttcacgcgaatgctgccgtcaatccacggtttctggtttgggaatgtttttatcgttgctgtgggtacgacatcgtcaatgcacttcctaatgaactcgctcaccgaatcagcatattcgtcaatattgttgttggacgcgatgcggaacatattccaatctgcgtgatcgaagcagtcttgaagcgtggattcagattggtcggaccagcgttgaacagacctgagcgcgggagcttgttgtttgagtttttgtttgtaggctggaatcaacaaaatggagtcgtggtcagcttttccgaaaggggggcgggggagggccttataagcgtcgcggaaattagtgtaacaatggtctagtgtttttccagccctggtagcacaatcgatatgctgatagaatttagggagttttgtttttagattagccttgttaaaatccccagctacgatgaatgcagcctcagggtgtgtggtttccagtttacaaagagtcagataaagttcgttcagggccatcgatgtgtctgcttgtgggggaatgtatacggctgtgattatgattgacgagaattcccttggtagataatgcggtcgacatttgattgtgaggagttctagatcaggtgaacagaacgacttgagttcttgtgtgttgttatgatgatcacaccacttctcgttaatcataaggcatacccccccgcccctcttcttaccggaaagatgtttgtttctgtcggcgcgatgcatggagaaaccagctggctgcaccgactccgttagcgtcccttgagttagccatgtttccgtgaagcagagcacgttgcaatccctgatgtctctctggaatgctacccgtgctcggatttcatcaaccttattgtcaagagactggacattggcgagtagtatgctagggagtggagcgcgatgtgcccgtctccaaagcctgaccacgagaccgccacgttttcccctttttcggcgtcgcacagggtcgccggctgggatcagatccattgtattgtgtggaaggcaagacactggatccgtttcgggaaagtcatattcctggtaggaacgatgatgagttgacgttaatcgtatattcagtagttcctcccgactgtatgtaatgaaacctaagattacccggggtaccgatgtaagaaataacacgtaaaaaaacaaaatactgcatattttccaagggacacgaagcgaggcagccatctctttccggcgccggaagttgatataaacattgagttgttattttacctgaaatgcacaaggtcctctactccgacaattgaATCCACACAGAAAACGGTCAACcaaatcatttctagtcatctcctccttccaggctttttcatctttgaacttatatggtgatcggcgTCTAAACTTtaatagtattaccacgacgaccggcaaaacagttcgtctttcaatcacccatgtgggtataaccaatgaggagatggcacgtgggtacctgcttctataaaccaatgaggagatgggagaggcaggacttgcagtgcgatctgcatcagaaataggaatgacttctattttagcccttggcaacgcagacactcgttggcgcaataattgaataacatggatttctacatttattttgcaaagctcgcgcacgcgacgtgtccggtctggtcaacATGTTAGGCTAGTTAGCGCTGGTTCATCGCGCGACAACACGAGTTTCTTCTGTGCTGTGTCACTTTACGTGTATAATTTTTGGTAAGTTCCGAAACTAGATTGATGCCAGCCACTAAACAGAATTGGGGAAACAAATCCTCTAGCTATGAAAGATTACTTGGAAAGTGAGAGGGCAGAGGCAACCCATTAGTGTTGTGCGATGGATCAGAGCAAGCTAGCTTGCCAGTTGTCTTAGATGTTTCTTGTTAGCTAGCTTGCAAATAGACTACActcacagatgaaaggggaaggAAACCTTTCAAAGGGGTTATTATCTTTGCTTGACTGTTCCCTCACATATCTGTGCATGCCAAGTGTTTTTTTTGTAGCACTGCTGTCATACTGAAATCATGGCAAGTTTGTTGGTTTTGATCTAACTACATTTTGTTAGTCCAACACCTTGATCTCTGCAAATCTATTTTCCCAGGTTTGGAATGGGATCTGTATAAGAATCTCTACGGACAGCATCTGGCCCAGGACACGGTATCAGAGGAGGTGGCAAACTTCCTTCAGAAGGAGAGTCCAGACCGACCCCTCGTCCTGTCCTTCCATGGGGGGTCAGGGACGGGCAAGACTCTGGTCAGCTCCATGTTGGGGAGACACCTGTATGGCACGGCTATGGGCAGTCCCTACATCCATCAGTTTGTGCCAACACTACACTTCCCCTTGCCTGACCGCGTCCAACAGTACAGGGTAGCGCATCTCTCCCAACTTGGACCACAAAGTATCATGTACTGCTTAGtgctcacacatacacacctttGCAATGCCTACTGTTTGAGACAGTGCTATTCCCCTACAATCAGCATGATGTGCTCTTGTCAAGTCACAGCTTTATGTTGTAACCACAACCTTTCCTGCATTTTGTATGTCTGAGCCATTACCTTGTGAAACAACATTATTTTCATGCATTGCTAAGTGGTTCTGACCCCAACTCTTTCCTCCCTATTGTCCCTTAGCTGGAGCTGAAGGACTGGGTGCAGGGGAATTTGACGGCCTGTGCCCGCTCCATATTCATCTTTGATGAGATGGAGAACATGCCCCCGGGGGTCATCGACATCCTGAAGCCCTTCCTCGGGCCATCACACACCGTGTTCGGCACCAACTACCGCAAGGCCATCTACATCTTCATCAGGTAGCGGCAGGCTGATGTAGATGGCCTTGTGGTAGTTGACTGAATATCTATCTCACGGTTACTGTAAATATCCTACGTTTGGATGTTGAACTATCATTGTGCTTTTTAGTAGATCGATCCCCTGTAGAGTTCCTGTATTCCTAGCCATTGTCCAGGGAATTTGACAATACTACTGCAGTTCAGTCTAGAAGTGTTAATTTAGTGCCCTGAGAGGGTGATTCTGTGAGAGGTCTGGTTATTGCTCTAACAACAGGAGCATATCATGTAGGTTGTAGAAATAATTTGTATCACAAAGCCCCTGTTATGAGTTAGCGTTCACTGTCATTTTGTTCTGAAATGGAAGTGCTTATAAGCTGGacttcaatgtgtgtgtgtctcacctcatCAGGATCACTTGCCCCATCCATCAGGACTTTATCTGGTACAGGAGCTTGCCTGCTATTTGCCGGTGGATACTACCAAGCaatgtgtctgtttgttttgtgatGGAAGTGTGACTGACTGGCTGTATTTTGTGGCTGCAGCACCATTGGGGAGGAGGTGATTCACCGAATGGCCCTGGAGACCCGGCAGGCtggcaaggagagagaggagatcaggCTGGTGGATCTGGAGGACGCAATCTCACAGGCAGTGTTCAATAACAGCAGAAGTAAGAGCCTAATTGACTTATCAATCAACAGGCCCATTCATTTAGAATACAACTGTTCTAAAGTTTTACGTTATTACGTTCTAACAGTTCTGAACAGCCCTGTCTTTCTCCCCCCAGGTGGATTCTTCCATTCCAGCATCATCCAGGAGAAGCTGTTGACCAGCTTTGTGCCCTTCCTGCCCCTGGGCAGACGCCATGTGGAGCGCTGTGCCCGCAGAGAGCTCTGCCAACGGGGTGAGTGCCAGCGCACCGATGTGGTGGAGGCAGTAGGGGGAGCCGTTGTCTACATGCCCGAGCAGGGACAACACTTCTCCAGCAAGGGCTGTAAATCTGTGCCGGCCAAAGTCAACCTCTTCCTATGAGTTAAGGTGAAAGCCATTTTTAATTGTTAGAATTGTTCCCAGAGCCTCAAACTGATTAGGGTGGATTGTATCAGACGGTGAACTGAACTGTTTCTCAATGAAGATCATCTATACATCTACACTACAAACAGGAGAAGATTGATTGTATTCAAAGAGGCATGTAGACTTTTGAGGCGGTCTGCACACACAAGGTCAGAGCTGCAAAggcagaaacattaacattgatcacatttttactgtGAATCTCTAGTGATGTATCCCCCGGCCCGGATTCAGTTCAGAAACAGTGGGAGAGATGTTCTGCAGTGTCTGGAACCGAGAGCCAGCCTCTACCTCCAATCCAACAACCTTTCCTTTAAACAGAAAAGTGCATCATTGAAGTTCTGAGTGTAGTGTGGCCGTAGGGGAATGCATCATGATTTCACAATTATTGCTACTAGCTAACCCTGGTTGAAAGGAGACTGGTCACTAAATGTTGTCAAAATGAACCAGTGATCTGTGACTTCATTCAGGGATGTGTACTTCCTCCAATAGGAATAGACTCTTCCAGGGAAGTATAACGCTGACCAAAAGGGAGGCCATATTTTAAGGGGAAAGTAAGAGGTAATGTTAAGGGatagtttgggattttggcaatcaGGCCCATTATCTACAGTCAGATGAATTTGTGGATATGTTAGCATTGCATTGTGTCATATATCCTTATCTACCAGGTTTTGTTAAATTGGAACAATCTGTCATTACTTGAAAGTTGAATGATCAAGCGTTATCATGGTGGGATGACCAGGCAACTAGGAGCAGAGAAAGTGTGCTCCTCTTGCCACTCGGTGGCAGTAAAGGCTCTTTTGATAGCCAAGGAGACGGAATAGAACATCTCAAGAGTTTTTCATTGAAGATTATTCTTTTAATCACTGTTTTTAAGAGTCTTTGTCGAATTATTTGTTGATGAAAAGAGAAACAAAGAATAATTGAGAAATGttggtttgaaattattatatatatatatatacatatatacatacatacatacatacatacatacatacatacatacatacatacatacatacatacatgcatatagATAGTATGGATGATGCCCTAGAAGTTCAGTTTATGATGAAATAGCCTAAATAATATTTACAATACTTGAATTTGGACATACAGGAAAAACAATGTCAGTTTactttttacatttttgtttGATGCATTTTGATATGCTTCATATGCTGTTGAAAAATGCATCTGCCTTTCATTTTACTGATACATGATGACAAATTGTAAATCTAAATATGTGTTATTTACTTTACAGGCTAGTTTTGGACAGAGGGAGTCTGTTCTTTCATAGTAATCTCTGAACAGCAGGCTGTGTAGGTTGTCAATAAGTGTTTGCTGGTGGAAGTGGGATAATCAAAGGGTTGCCTTCTTTATACTTGAACTAATGTTTATATAATTTGCACTATTAAGAACTGAGTAGAAAGTATCTTATTACCTTCGCTTGTCTGTATATTTATTAGGAAatgtaattatttaaaaaatatagttttattttgttttaagGTTCCACCAAAATCAGTTATCAAAgttaatagccttggtttctttATCAGTTATTTAACCATTTTGCTTTAAGGCAATTTAAACTTTCATCAAGTTTTATAGAATCATCAAGTTTTCATCAAGTTTTATAGAATCTATATAGTGTTGTCCCTTCTTAAAATGCCTCCAGAGAACGCTTTACACCAACAACAGATTGAAGTAGTTAGGTTGTGACTGTAACCCACATTCATCCACTGTATCTGGATATTTGTGTCAAGCATGTATTTGATAAAAATGCTGTTTGTCTAATCCTACAGTGGACAGTGTGCTCCTGTCTGAAACTAAACACGTCCAGAAGTGCGAAAAGGCAGACCAGAAAGCAAGCGTTGACAAAGGGCGATTTGCGGTCGAAACGTGTCGGCTTTTTCATAAATAAAAAAGCACCTATGCATTAGAACTTTTGTTGCGGCCTTTTTGGAAGATGCCCTCACCTTTTCTTTTTGGGAATATCCAGAACTGCATTTGAACAAAAGTGTCCATTGTCTTGTCAGTCTCAACCTTTGTCTCATATGTATTTCTAAGTTGTTACCCCTCAATTTTTATTCCAGTAACCCTGACTCTGGCTATACCAACTATTAGCTGAAAGATTAGTGCTTtctcaaagtattcacaccccttgactttttacacattttgttgttacaaagtgggattaaaatgtatttaattgtttgttttttgtcaAAGTTTTACACAAAATAATCTGTAATATCAAAGTGGAGGAGAAAATCTAACATTTTGTAGAACAAAAATAATGAAAAATTAAACCCTaataatatatcttgattacataagtattcgaccccctgagtcaatacatgttagaatcacctttgtcagcaatttacagctgttagtctttatggttacgtctctaagagctttgcacacctggattgtacaatattcttcaagctctgttaaattggTTATTGTtgattgctagacagccattttcaagtcttgccatagattttgaagCCAATTAAagtctgtaactaggccactcaggaacattcaatgtcgtcttggtaagcaactccagtgtatatttggcctcgtgttttaggttattgactTGCTCGAAGGTgaatttgtctgtgtctgttggaaagcagactgaaccagggtttttttgtgcttagctctattccatttattttttatcataaAACAACtcactagtccttgccgatgacaagcatacccataacatgatgcagcgactaccatgcttgaaaatatgaaatggtaaTCAGTGATgtattgaatttgccccaaacaacgCTTTGCATTCATttactgcaaacaggatgcatgttttggaaacattttttattctgtaGTCTTCCTTTGTCACTCTGTCAattgggttagtattgtggagtaacttcaatgttatactactcccttcacagaacagtgcaaactggctctaaccagaatagaaagagtgggaggccccggtgcacaactgagcaagaggacaagtacattagactgtctagtttgagaaacagacaccttacaagtcctcaactggcagcttcattaaatagtacccgcaaaacactagtctcaacgttaacagtgaagaggcgactccgggatgctggctttcttggcgacagagttcctctgtccagtgtctgtgttattttgcccatccagtgtctgtattcttttaccaggctttttctttgcaactctgcctagaaggccagcatcttgGAGTCACCTTTTCGCTAGAGAtgttgaaactggtgttttgcgggtactatttaatgaggctgccagttgaggacttgaggcat
It encodes the following:
- the tor2a gene encoding prosalusin isoform X2; this translates as MAVRRAVIQLVLLYFSPGVQCFFERISCTISSDCNCDFKPNIRGLEWDLYKNLYGQHLAQDTVSEEVANFLQKESPDRPLVLSFHGGSGTGKTLLELKDWVQGNLTACARSIFIFDEMENMPPGVIDILKPFLGPSHTVFGTNYRKAIYIFISTIGEEVIHRMALETRQAGKEREEIRLVDLEDAISQAVFNNSRSGFFHSSIIQEKLLTSFVPFLPLGRRHVERCARRELCQRGECQRTDVVEAVGGAVVYMPEQGQHFSSKGCKSVPAKVNLFL
- the tor2a gene encoding prosalusin isoform X1, which encodes MAVRRAVIQLVLLYFSPGVQCFFERISCTISSDCNCDFKPNIRGLEWDLYKNLYGQHLAQDTVSEEVANFLQKESPDRPLVLSFHGGSGTGKTLVSSMLGRHLYGTAMGSPYIHQFVPTLHFPLPDRVQQYRLELKDWVQGNLTACARSIFIFDEMENMPPGVIDILKPFLGPSHTVFGTNYRKAIYIFISTIGEEVIHRMALETRQAGKEREEIRLVDLEDAISQAVFNNSRSGFFHSSIIQEKLLTSFVPFLPLGRRHVERCARRELCQRGECQRTDVVEAVGGAVVYMPEQGQHFSSKGCKSVPAKVNLFL